In Uranotaenia lowii strain MFRU-FL chromosome 2, ASM2978415v1, whole genome shotgun sequence, one genomic interval encodes:
- the LOC129744865 gene encoding uncharacterized protein LOC129744865 isoform X2: protein MKLLLVLTLCLSCVILRTNASPLKYNKPKAVIASRADYVNPETETAEASKDQQKPTYQAPLVPKEQDEFERMMDFFTVGEIAVPSESTATSQQNTYDSYSPRQDDLTEPLLPPPQEQKEPNYYVVKPKKSKSKKYIPNQKLINIKNPENVEKIENEKSKQNSFQHGGEIDEEYFLDGLDLDRLMSSAWLSEADADAEATGRARSLKETQLNMGEFIPSQQRRVDENTRRLPSEHEGARVDYQLHGHKGPDSYTFGYDTGRGKNRQFHVEERDDHGNVKGRYGYFTRSGKFRIVKYTSSPEKGFRIES, encoded by the exons CTTACACTTTGTCTATCGTGCGTCATACTTCGGACCAATGCCAGCCCTCTCAAGTACAACAAACCCAAAGCCGTCATTGCGAGCCGAGCCGACTATGTGAATCCAGAAACTGAAACCGCCGAAGCATCCAAAGACCAGCAGAAGCCAACCTATCAGGCCCCGCTGGTGCCCAAGGAACAGGATGAGTTCGAACGGATGATGGATTTCTTTACCGTTGGGGAGATCGCTGTACCTAGCGAATCAACTGCTACTTCCCAACAAAATACGTACGATTCATACAGCCCACGTCAGGACGATCTTACGGAACCCCTACTTCCACCGCCCCAGGAGCAGAAGGAACCCAACTACTACGTCGTGAAGCCCAAGAAGTCCAAGTCCAAGAAGTACATTCCCAACCAGAAGCTGATCAACATCAAGAACCCGGAGAACGTGGAAAAGATCGAAAACGAAAAATCGAAACAGAACAGTTTCCAGCATGGAGGCGAAATCGACGAGGAATATTTTCTAGATGGTCTGGATCTGGACCGGCTGATGTCCTCAGCCTGGTTATCTGAAGCAGATGCTGATGCCGAAGCCACGGGAAGAGCCAGGAGCCTGAAGGAAACCCAGCTGAACATGGGCGAGTTCATACCGAGTCAACAACGGCGGGTCGATGAGAATACTCGACGATTGCCGTCGGAACACGAAGGTGCCAGAGTTGATTACCAGTTACATGGTCACAAGGGTCCAGACAGCTATACCTTTGGTTATGACACTGGTAGAGG GAAGAATCGCCAGTTTCACGTAGAAGAGCGTGATGATCACGGAAACGTGAAAGGTCGCTATGGATACTTTACTAGGAGTGGTAAGTTCCGAATTGTGAAATATACGTCGTCACCCGAGAAAGGCTTTCGGATCGAGAGCTGA
- the LOC129748201 gene encoding endocuticle structural glycoprotein ABD-4-like, producing MKFPIFAALLLIASARPQHSNNNNYNQQQQNHEKHLGPQETTTWIPILKYNKEQGEDGSYKHEYQTGNNIVHEESGYLKDFSEAHPNGILVQQGAYSYEAPDGQIIHVQYTADERGFRVVSDHLPTEPPIPVGIQKGLEEIYAGIKRREQELKSNPKYAETAAQRAELDYHGQYYQQ from the exons atttttgcAGCTTTGCTGTTAATAGCCAGTGCTCGTCCTCAGCACAGCAACAACAATAAttacaatcagcagcaacaaaaCCACGAGAAACACCTTGGCCCACAAGAAACAACCACATGGATCCCGATTTTGAAATACAACAAAGAACAAGGCGAGGATGGAAGCTACAAGCATGA ATACCAAACCGGAAACAACATTGTCCACGAGGAATCCGGATACCTGAAGGACTTTTCCGAAGCGCACCCCAATGGCATTCTGGTACAGCAGGGAGCCTACTCGTACGAAGCCCCCGATGGCCAGATCATCCACGTGCAATACACGGCCGATGAGCGTGGCTTCCGAGTAGTTAGCGATCACCTTCCAACGGAACCTCCAATACCGGTCGGAATCCAGAAAGGACTGGAGGAGATCTATGCCGGCATAAAACGTCGGGAGCAGGAACTGAAGTCCAATCCCAAGTACGCGGAAACGGCTGCCCAGAGAGCGGAACTCGATTATCACGGCCAGTATTATCAGCAGTAG
- the LOC129744862 gene encoding deoxyribose-phosphate aldolase-like, whose amino-acid sequence MLVNQQIPLDSKVLEKVYVNLRSVERSVDLLTSALINKHSSSSTQLLHWTLKALSLTDLTTLSGDDTAANVDRLCFRAAYPFSERCVDAKLYGKIHTAAVCVYPSRVADAHRTLKRLGKLDDIQIAAVATGFPSGSYPLHSRLAEITYAIEQGATEIDIVVDRSLVLNNRWEDLYREIVAMRHACGDQAHLKTILGIGECGTMVNVYKASMVAMMAGSDFIKTSTGKEAVNATLPVGLVMIRAIQEFYRLTGKKIGLKPAGGVRTVKDAVAWMVMIQETLGEEWLKPELFRFGASGLLDDVEKQYYTLTEKLNNKNTAC is encoded by the exons ATGTTGGTCAACCAGCAAATACCCTTAG ACTCCAAGGTGCTGGAGAAGGTGTACGTGAATCTACGCAGCGTGGAGCGTTCGGTTGACCTGTTGACATCGGCGCTTATCAACAAACATTCGTCGTCATCGACGCAGTTGCTTCACTGGACATTGAAGGCCCTAAGCCTTACCGATCTGACGACGCTTAGCGGTGACGATACCGCAGCCAATGTGGATCGGTTGTGCTTTCGGGCGGCCTATCCCTTCTCGGAACGGTGCGTCGATGCAAAACTGTATGGGAAAATTCATACGGCTGCCGTGTGCGTGTATCCGAGCCGGGTTGCTGATGCCCATCGGACGCTCAAACGGCTAGGAAAGCTGGACGACATTCAGATCGCTGCTG TGGCCACCGGTTTCCCATCGGGCTCCTACCCACTGCACAGCCGGCTGGCCGAGATAACGTACGCCATCGAGCAGGGAGCCACCGAGATTGACATCGTCGTCGATCGGAGTCTGGTGCTGAACAACCGCTGGGAGGACCTGTACCGGGAAATCGTCGCCATGCGTCACGCGTGCGGAGATCAGGCACATTTGAAAACCATTCTCGGCATCGGCGAATGCGGAACGATGGTCAAT GTTTACAAAGCTTCCATGGTAGCGATGATGGCCGGATCGGACTTCATTAAAACGTCGACAGGAAAAGAAGCTGTAAATGCTACCCTGCCAGTGGGACTGGTAATGATTCGTGCCATTCAGGAGTTTTATCGGCTTACGGGTAAAAAGATAGGTCTGAAACCAGCTGGAGGAGTAAGAACTGTTAAAGATGCTGTAGCGTGGATGGTCATGATTCAGGAGACTCTCGGAGAGGAATGGTTGAAACCGGAGCTGTTTCGTTTCGGAGCTTCCGGTTTGTTGGACGATGTCGAAAAACAGTACTACACTCTTACCGAAAAACTGAACAATAAGAACACCGCTTGTTAA
- the LOC129744865 gene encoding uncharacterized protein LOC129744865 isoform X1, whose amino-acid sequence MKCLLLLTLCLSCVILRTNASPLKYNKPKAVIASRADYVNPETETAEASKDQQKPTYQAPLVPKEQDEFERMMDFFTVGEIAVPSESTATSQQNTYDSYSPRQDDLTEPLLPPPQEQKEPNYYVVKPKKSKSKKYIPNQKLINIKNPENVEKIENEKSKQNSFQHGGEIDEEYFLDGLDLDRLMSSAWLSEADADAEATGRARSLKETQLNMGEFIPSQQRRVDENTRRLPSEHEGARVDYQLHGHKGPDSYTFGYDTGRGKNRQFHVEERDDHGNVKGRYGYFTRSGKFRIVKYTSSPEKGFRIES is encoded by the exons ATGAAGTGCTTATTACTG CTTACACTTTGTCTATCGTGCGTCATACTTCGGACCAATGCCAGCCCTCTCAAGTACAACAAACCCAAAGCCGTCATTGCGAGCCGAGCCGACTATGTGAATCCAGAAACTGAAACCGCCGAAGCATCCAAAGACCAGCAGAAGCCAACCTATCAGGCCCCGCTGGTGCCCAAGGAACAGGATGAGTTCGAACGGATGATGGATTTCTTTACCGTTGGGGAGATCGCTGTACCTAGCGAATCAACTGCTACTTCCCAACAAAATACGTACGATTCATACAGCCCACGTCAGGACGATCTTACGGAACCCCTACTTCCACCGCCCCAGGAGCAGAAGGAACCCAACTACTACGTCGTGAAGCCCAAGAAGTCCAAGTCCAAGAAGTACATTCCCAACCAGAAGCTGATCAACATCAAGAACCCGGAGAACGTGGAAAAGATCGAAAACGAAAAATCGAAACAGAACAGTTTCCAGCATGGAGGCGAAATCGACGAGGAATATTTTCTAGATGGTCTGGATCTGGACCGGCTGATGTCCTCAGCCTGGTTATCTGAAGCAGATGCTGATGCCGAAGCCACGGGAAGAGCCAGGAGCCTGAAGGAAACCCAGCTGAACATGGGCGAGTTCATACCGAGTCAACAACGGCGGGTCGATGAGAATACTCGACGATTGCCGTCGGAACACGAAGGTGCCAGAGTTGATTACCAGTTACATGGTCACAAGGGTCCAGACAGCTATACCTTTGGTTATGACACTGGTAGAGG GAAGAATCGCCAGTTTCACGTAGAAGAGCGTGATGATCACGGAAACGTGAAAGGTCGCTATGGATACTTTACTAGGAGTGGTAAGTTCCGAATTGTGAAATATACGTCGTCACCCGAGAAAGGCTTTCGGATCGAGAGCTGA
- the LOC129746680 gene encoding putative ATPase N2B: MFLTKNSALIASVWFRQPCPCVITAVNSGLNGAAISIRRWMASGSKGPVETLREKLVRKEIRPDAHQEKITGALQIVYDNIQGYEPPKPASGLAKWFSSGARKADAPKGLYIYGSVGGGKTMLMDMFYDCCEVDRKRRVHFNSFMTDVHKKVHEIKSKQVRDASNNKPQPFDPIKPVAEIITNDSWLICFDEFQVTDIADAMILKRLFTYLFDSGVIVVATSNRAPDDLYKNGLQRSNFVPFIGVLKSHCDVITLDSGVDYRTATLKGEGAHYFVKSKVDADAALDKVFKVLCSQENDMIRPKTFTHFGRNVSFAKTCGQVLDSTFEELCDRPIGASDYIQIAQYFHTVLIRDVPQLNLKLKSQTRRFITLIDTLYDNRVRIVVSSDMPYKQLFSNEKPTDIHTSDEHRMLMDDLKITKDSGDASSNIFTGDEEAFAFERTVSRLAEMQTAEYWSLWEKHR, from the exons ATGTTCCTAACAAAAAACTCAGCGCTCATTGCTAGTGTTTGGTTTCGGCAGCCTTGTCCTTGCGTAATAACAGCAGTAAATTCAGGACTCAATGGAGCAGCTATCAGTATCCGAAGGTGGATGGCCTCCGGGTCAAAGGGACCCGTCGAGACTTTGCGGGAAAAGCTGGTGCGTAAGGAAATTCGACCGGATGCGCACCAGGAAAAGATCACCGGGGCGCTGCAGATTGTGTATGACAACATCCAGGGCTACGAGCCACCCAAACCGGCCAGCGGTCTGGCAAAATGGTTTTCGAGCGGGGCAAGGAAAGCTGATGCTCCCAAAGGCCTGTACATCTACGGCAGTGTGGGTGGAGGAAAAACCATGCTGATGGACATGTTCTACGATTGCTGTGAG GTTGACCGGAAGCGACGAGTGCATTTCAATTCGTTCATGACCGACGTCCACAAGAAGGTGCACGAGATCAAATCCAAACAGGTCCGGGACGCCAGCAACAACAAACCGCAACCCTTCGATCCGATCAAACCGGTCGCCGAAATCATCACCAACGATTCCTGGCTGATATGCTTTGACGAGTTCCAG GTCACCGACATAGCCGATGCGATGATCCTCAAAAGATTGTTCACATACCTGTTCGATAGTGGCGTCATCGTGGTGGCCACCAGCAATCGAGCCCCGGATGATCTGTACAAGAACGGCCTGCAGCGGAGTAATTTCGTTCCTTTCATAGGCGTTTTAAAAAGCCATTGCGATGTCATTACGTTGGACAGTGGAGTAGATTATCGAACGGCGACGCTCAAGGGCGAAGGAGCGCATTACTTTGt GAAATCGAAAGTCGATGCTGATGCAGCACTAGATAAGGTATTCAAAGTATTATGTAGCCAGGAAAACGACATGATCCGCCCGAAGACGTTCACCCATTTCGGTCGTAACGTTTCGTTTGCCAAAACATGTGGTCAGGTGCTGGATAGCACGTTCGAAGAACTTTGTGATAGA CCAATCGGTGCATCGGATTACATTCAGATAGCACAATACTTCCACACCGTACTGATACGAGACGTTCCGCAACTGAACTTGAAACTGAAATCGCAAACACGCCGTTTCATCACGTTGATCGACACATTGTACGACAATCGTGTGAGG ATTGTTGTTTCATCGGACATGCCGTACAAGCAACTGTTTTCGAACGAAAAACCAACGGACATTCACACCTCGGACGAACACCGGATGCTTATGGACGATCTAAAAATAACAAAGGATTCTGGCGACGCCAGCTCCAACATTTTTACCGGCGACGAGGAGGCATTCGCTTTCGAGCGTACGGTTTCCCGTTTGGCAGAAATGCAAACTGCCGAATACTGGTCCTTGTGGGAGAAACACAGATAA